The Anoplolepis gracilipes chromosome 5, ASM4749672v1, whole genome shotgun sequence region TGAACCGACGGTCGACAAACACGACGTGTTCGATCGGATCTGCGGATGTAAAAGATCACATTACTCGGCGGGCTCTCGCGATCGTATCCCGCTTTTCTCTTACGATTTCGAGGAAGCGCTCTTGTTTGAGAAGCATCGTTAGCGAAGCGCGACAGCAACCCCATCGAGTGagatttttatctctctcggTACGGTGTCCTGtttttctcattgtcagtttcgTTTCACACGTTAAGTCAAGATGCTTCCTCTTCTCTTTCCCGGGTCTTTCTTCCTTCCTCGTAACGGACGTGTCTCGCGATCGATGAGTTTTCCAAAGGAATTTCTACATCGTTTGAGATGGCATGCGACCGTTCTTTTTTACGCCTGTGTATAGGGACGAGAAAGCGGGAGAGACGAGGAAAaccagagagagagacagagatgaAATTAACCGCTCCGGACTCGGACTGAAATACCAGCAATGCCGAGAATCGGTGCCGTTCTCGCCACTGCCATGAcctttttccatttttctcttcttttctttctcggttttttttactaacgagatttctctctctctctctctctctctctctctctctctctctctcggatcTTCGATCATACTTCAACCTCGAGCGTTTATACGAGATACTGGACCAAACGATCGCTGCGCGCGATCGATTTGATATCAGCAAAGTGACACCCAGACTTTAACCCTTTGAAATTGCAGTAATTACGATATGtaatcgtaatatttttaatatcgtttttttttttttttttttttgtcaatctACACAGTGATTGCACTCGACTGACGTTTGTTACAACAACAGTGATGGCaatgataaaaaagttgaATCGTTCACTTTAGtgcgatttatttaaaatttaaaatgatatatataaagataaaaaaatgtatataattttatatgaaaattattgtatttttttttttttttttttttttttttgtaagagaCAATTATTTCGGAGCAATGTGTCCTTTCTAAAGTAATAATTGATTCGCTTTAGTGCGCCTGTTCGATTCGCATGCCACATCATGACGTCAAACCGTATCTTCATATTTCAGTAATCGAAACTGCGATTAGACAGTCGCTTTTAAAGCTAAATATGTGCGAAGCGAAATATAGGAATCTGTCTGTCGGTAGGAAATAGAGATTGTTTACCTTGCTTCGGTGGGGTGCATAAGACTCGAAATACATCAAAGGGTTATAAACGACGTCGACGTCGTTTTAGCGTGTCTCCCTCTCGCCGAATACACGCCGAACGTAATTTCGTATTCTCGTTGAAAACGTGAAGAGGAACTTGATCCCTTTTCCCCTTCATCTCATTTGTAtgcgtttctctctttctttcccctctttcctttctctccttcGCATATGACGTACGTTTTTTTCCGCCAGACTTGCAAGAACATCGTACCTATatacaatgtttaaaataaataattaataaaaacgacCTTTCTCAATGTAATGCATATGCATTTCGAATCAATGCGACATAAAAATAAGCTATCTCTGTGatagatttgaaaatatattaaattttttcttaattaatattatcgtttCCAGCACAGTTATTATCGGCTGTTATCAAGTTTTAATGTCGCGACTTGGGAAGGTTtctgttgaaataaaaagaacataATACATACTATCTGAAATCTGAATAACAAAGTAGGTTGCGGTGAAAAGGATGATTGATGATtccgataaattaaattagaaataaaaaagatgctGCGGATTTGAGATGGGTCCAGATTGTAAACACGCGAAAACGATCGTTATTTTTATCCGTGACAACGAAAACGCGACAGACTGGCATCTATATGAGCCATTCCCAtaaacgttaattaaaattgaccGAGATTTAATGGACTCCCCCTAGTTGATTCTTAGAAAGAAGCGAATGATCGCTTACAAACTTGAGTTGACTTTAATTGGTAATTGTAGGAAAAGATTGTGTTGGATGGTGTTGAAAATTTGCTCAAAATTAGAACCCCCTTCAGTTTTTCATTTAACTTATCGTCGTGGATAATGCTGGACATTGGAATTTGCGCGATCTCCTCTCGCGATCAGCGGGGGATTTCCCACTCGAAATCACGACGAGCGACACAGGATATATAGGATTACGCGACCGATTGTTCTTCcacgaaaattataatcgcgATGTATCACGGTTACGCGAGTCGATTTGTGCCAGTTTGCGCCGCCTTTCTCGACAATATTATTTGCAGCCCGCGAGTATTAAGTTTCCTATGCACATTCGCGTGCAGCGGGAATGCCATTCTATCGCGATAACGCGCGGCCTCCGAAACCGTTGCTTCTCAGCATCGATTAAAAGTCGATGACATTATTCGATTTGGCGGATCTGAAATAAGAATCACGTCGCGATAAAGTgtacataaatgtaataaaatttctaaaactgtgtatgataaaaaaaaaaaaaaactatttttttcaactactAGACTACTTACTTTTATCGcggcattaattattttatcggtGAGACTTTAACACTTATTGTAGCACAAGCGGAAATACACTCCCTAAAATTGCGCGTCTTCTAttgatatgtatttattactgGTAAATATTGATAGTGCGATAAAGCGAGATAAAAAGGTAATAGAGAGCTAGAGAAAACTATCGTTTTCACATCTGACGTAAGCACGTATCAATATCCTGCTGTACAAATCGAAATTAGCTTTcaatctttcaatatttacacaagtgggttttttatattaactaaatGGCGCGTTACCAAAgcaatgttatatattgtcttattgataaattaaaaggtACCTTCTAAAGGTCCCTCTCTTTAGCaacattctattattattttgtttcacaCAAGATGTGTAACTCGCTACTTATCCTTTGCTGTCGACCCACAGATTCCGCGGTGTCGCAATCgcgatattattgataaaaaaaaaaaagtatcgggATCTTGGAATTGGAGTAGTTGTATTTACGTTGCATTTATTAGAATGAAatccgcgccgcgccgcgccggcaAACTTCGGGATTCGGCGACTCATAGACGTACGGAATGGGCTATCGCTGATACTGCTCTTTGCCACGCTGATAAGGTCCGCGACTAGCTGGCACGTTGCCTCGCGCGATTCATTGAAACCTTCGTGCGATTACGGGCACCGATTGCGTCGCGAAAGCCGCACGAAAGCAGATATGCGCGTTACGCCTCCCGTCCGATTCGCGCGTTCGTGTATTCGCACACTCTCGCGTGTGCATGACAGTTTTCTAAACAGTTCATTATGGCTTTCCTCACCAGTAACTGACGGATTGATAAGCTGACTCTAAGCTCTCGTTCGGAGATGTGACTGTTGAAAAGCTTCTCTTTTGCTAATGGTCTTCCCTAATTTTATAACCGCGCGAAAAgagattattgtaaaatataaaagatattatttatatttatttaaaaataaatagagagtaagataaaataatgtttttagataaatatataattcaatataaattaattaattaatataaaagtatatggACGTTGCGATATCTCCCGAAGGAATCACAATTTCTGTAATTATTGTTTAGAGGTCTTAAGGTTTTAAATCCGTCACTATTTCTCCTACGGGAGTCGGATAAGACAGAGATTGGTATCACGGTTTATTATAAGTGTCGTTTAGGTGATTCTTTCTCTAGATTTGTGTCTGCGTTTCCGCACATTGTAGTTGTTAATCACGAGTCACGAACGGGGATAATATCCGTTGAGTGATCGTACGCGTTGACACAATGTTGTTGACGtggaaaaatacatttctgcCATGTTTAAGTATTTGCGTTTCATTTCCAGATACGCAAGGATAAGTTAGTCGCGGACGTCGTGACACTTGAGAGTTCGTTGCTTTACTTTGTTTACGTTCGTTTGCCTTGTTTGTCTCTTGAAAAGCACGGTTACGATTTGCTCCAAACAACTTGGTCGAGGTCCATCAAGTAGAAATGAGATTATCACGAAATTCTCaagtctcattgtcagtataaCGTAGATTTCTTCAAAGAATTTAAACActaggaaaaaattaataaattataactatcTCGCGGCATTTTGCTGCATCTAAATTTTTGCCCGAATTTTAATGGCAATtcataatcaatatattatatcaaatatttagttatacataattaatatacacgacattttttaatggttaatattacaattaaaaactaaattttttgcCTTTACTGAGGGAAAAAGACAAAAGGGAAAATGCGGATACGCGTGCTACGGATGCAGAACGAGCAAAGAATCGATCCGTCATCCAGATACTCGTAGGCTATAAATAAAACGGTCACCATAAAATAGACGGTGCGGGAGTAATTTCGCGGGGCGGAAGATAAGCGCAGCCTCCGTGGTTCGCGCGCGTGTCTCTCCGTGTATTTCAATGCTTCCTCTTTCCCCTTTTGTGTCTACGGCTGTTATGCTGTCGCGAGAacggtcgtcgtcgtcgtgtcGTCGTTGCTCGCATACTCGTTAGAAACGTGACACCGTGTTTGCATCAAATTCACCGCCGTTATCAGCCACCGTAACGCGGAGGCGGATGCCTTTTCCTCCACAGTTTCGCAATCTGTCAAATTTAGTTCGAGACAAAATCACGTCTAACTTTGGATGCTTTGCATCAATGTAgatcgtaattaaaatttgagatAATTTGAACTCtgcagaatttattttaacccATAGAACATATATAGATCATTTTGATCCTGTCGATACTTTAACTATAGAACATCGAAAGacttaatcgataaaaaatgttacaattatttttttttaatttttattgtatatgaaCATGTATCATTTTCTATAGATGTcacggaatatatatatatatatatatttttatagatttgttTAAGCACTTTGAAACGGCTAAAACTACGACAAGACATTGTAATCTATATGTAACTAGGAACGGAACTATATATGTGCGACCTACAAAGgctatttatgttaatatgtatgagatttatatgtatcttactcattgtcagtatcgtttctctttttatccCACACTCGtatcattttcttattttcttctattgaTGATCCGTTAACGCGATATTTTTCGAATGGCGAAGTAGgagatatttatatgattctaGTGGTGCTTTTGTACACGGGAGATTTACGATTCAAGAGATATCAAATCATCGATGGTTCTATATCAATGTGTATAGCAGAGACCACGTTTACGAAATATCTCCGATTTCCGACGCACCTATCTACTTATCTCTCCTTTCATCATGACGATATATGTTCTTCCGTGGGAGGCGACGACGGTCGTTCGCCTACGCGACACATCTCGCGACTTGTCAAACAACCTCTCGAATCCGTTCAACTCGGCGCGCCTAGTGTATCTCTTTCCAACCATCCCTCTTTCCTCTCTCATATCAATTATTACTGAGTTATTTATCGCACCTCGCGCAACGCGTTGTTTACCTTCTTTTCCATGCCGCGTCTTCCATACTCGTGACttgcttataaataaattttaatgtcagAAGAATCGCGCACGatctaaaaataacatttaaatgacTAGATGCGATTAATATTAGAGGTGTTACGCATTTCTTTATCTATGCATATTGTTTTGATTCATTCAGATCGagcagtaattaataatatcacgtTGTATTCCTCTTTTGCAGTGTTGGGGATTGTTTGTTACTGCGATGGACACTGTCCGGACGACAGGCAAAACGGGACCTGCGAATTACGAGCCGGAGGACAATGTTTCAGCGCCGTGGAGGAAGTGTGGGAGTCTGAATTAGGAGAATTCGTGCCTGAGTGGTCGTTTGGTTGCTTGCCACCCGCGGAGGGCGGTTTTATGCAATGCAAAGGGAATCAAGTTCCTCACTTACAAGAGAAGAGTATAATATGTTGTAACAACACGGATCTATGTAATAAGGACCAGTTTCCCGAAATAACCCACAGGCCGCGTCCTACCGTGGTTACCAATTCGATGGGTATTACAACGGGAGCACCGATTATTATTCTAGCAGTAATCCTGTCAGCAATGCTGATGATAGCCATGATAGCGATAGGAATCATGTATCACAGATGTTGGAAGAAAGAGGTAGATCCGTGCCTAGTGCCGCCGCAAGGAACTCTCAAAGATTTTATAGATCAAAGCAGTGGATCGGGATCAGGATTACCGCTCTTGGTACAACAGACTATCGCGAAACAATTAGCCATGTCGCAATGCGTAGGAAAAGGTCGTTACGGCGAGGTATGGCTTGCCAGATGGCGAGGCGGCGAAAAAGTAGCGGTAAAGGTTTTCTTCACTTTAGAAGAAGCGTCTTGGTTCAGAGAAACAGAAATTTATCAAACCGTCCTGATGAGACACGATAATATCTTGGGTTTCATCGCCGCCGATATCAAGGGAACTGGCTCTTGGACTCAAATGCTGTTGATCACGGATTATCACGAAAGAGGTTCATTACACGATTACTTACAAGTAACCGTGCTGGATCATAATGCTCTATTAGCGATTTGTTTGTCAATCGCCTCTGGTATCGCGCACTTGCATACTGAGATTTTCGGTACACAGGGAAAACCTGCGATAGCTCACAGAGACATTAAGAGCAGAAACATTTTAGTCAAGAGGAATGGGGAATGTGCCATAGCTGACTTTGGCTTGGCTGTTCGTTACATCA contains the following coding sequences:
- the Tkv gene encoding bone morphogenetic protein receptor type-1B, which encodes MAGLSASRDRRGCKYGLFWLGLGVFAARCLGVLGIVCYCDGHCPDDRQNGTCELRAGGQCFSAVEEVWESELGEFVPEWSFGCLPPAEGGFMQCKGNQVPHLQEKSIICCNNTDLCNKDQFPEITHRPRPTVVTNSMGITTGAPIIILAVILSAMLMIAMIAIGIMYHRCWKKEVDPCLVPPQGTLKDFIDQSSGSGSGLPLLVQQTIAKQLAMSQCVGKGRYGEVWLARWRGGEKVAVKVFFTLEEASWFRETEIYQTVLMRHDNILGFIAADIKGTGSWTQMLLITDYHERGSLHDYLQVTVLDHNALLAICLSIASGIAHLHTEIFGTQGKPAIAHRDIKSRNILVKRNGECAIADFGLAVRYISETGEIDIAPNPRVGTRRYMAPEVLDETLNTSSFDAFKMADMYSVGLVFWEACRRCITGGKNSTVEPYALPYHDVVPSDPDFEDMRLVVCVKRLRPLIPTKWDNDPILYALGKIMSECWHPNPPVRLTALRVKKTLVSKVHHNFTIKYV